The genomic DNA tatctataatttAGGTAATGTAGAAATTTAAATCAACCTACAATTACctatttcataaaataaaatgttatattatatatatatatatatattttatatatatgtgttttttttaacactttttttattggatttttttttaaatggatcaaattaatatattttttataaacatatcttataatattttttgtattagaaaaggaaaaaattaataaaaatattaaacacattaagaatttatattttataatttatttattataaaaatataatactaatttttatttatactagttttataattaataaaaattttatattttatagtattttataaaaatatattaattaaaactTTTGAAATACAGTTAAAATGAGCTATATGCCATATGTTTTTAGcatatacaattatatatataatatatataattattttttgatattactaaataataaaataatagtaattttatattttattattatatttataaaattaattattatatacatgcaatcatattaaataatattttcccTTTACTTATTTCACTGAAATAATTGAACATACCATTCTATTTCttcctatatattttattacatgATATAATATTCCATATATTTCACATTGGTATcattttcttcctttttttttttttttttttttttcattgaaataatatcatatattatattttttaattaaaccatatttgttttctttattttttatatttatcctaaccttattatatttaaagaaataaaaaaaaaaaaaaaaaaaatcaaataagAAAACTTAAGGGGTTATATATGagtatataaaagaaatattatataatatgatattataatataatataatataatataatataatataatattatataatataatgtttattgttaaaacatattaaggggaaaaaaattactacatatatattattatataattatttattagtaCACAttattatacttttttttttttagaatatcttattttcttcagaatttttataaataaatattaatcctaatgatgatttttttttttttaatttccttAATATAATACTTTCTTCTCATTCCTTAACATTTtcaataacaaaaaaaaaaaaaaaaaaaaaaaaaaaaaaaaaaaaattaatattggTTCCATATGTTTTTAACGTTTATCTAAAAggtttaaaaataatttattttccttcaatatagatatattttagGACTTTTGCGGTTTTCtataaaaagataatttTACAGATCTTTATATCTTACatttttctaattcttttaattaattataaatataaattatatatatatatatatatatatatttatttatttatttatttaaattaataatttttttatcttttttaaaatatattacacaacacatattatatatatatgtgaatataaactattattttaaaatggagaaatgaaatatatctaataaaaatatttaaaataggaaattattaaatttttcttttttaagtataataaaatgtaatattatattgctAAAAAAGCATctccttatattttttttaattttatctattttatataataatataacaaaaaaaaaaaaaaaaaaagaaaaaataaaataaaataaaataaaataaaataaaatatatttacacatttatataattatgaaataaaaataaataaatataaaataagttctttcaattttatattttgcaCATTTATATCCTTATTAAATTCATGTATTTTtgtcccttttttttttttttttttttttttttttatttattaatatattttattatttatataaatatattctccAAATATACATAAGATAAAAACAACTaagttaaaaaatataacttaaaatattatatttctgtaaattttttctttcttttctcctttttagtataaaataaaatcatgTTCCACCTACCTTACGATACTAAGATAGTTTccatatgaataaaattatttaaaatataaatattgtttcTTTGAttcataattaatatattccttAAAACTATTAAACATGGAGTTATTAAAagtaaatatttatgataatatatacatattaaagaATACATATGAACATTATGAAAAACTACATcttaacataaaaaaaaaaaaaaaaaaaaaaaaaaaaaaaaaaaaaatacatacaaatatttccaaaataaaattgtaattaacaaaaaaatttcaaaatataatattatataatataaacatacttcaagcaaataatatatatatatatatatatatttttatcttatacatgtatatgtacatatatatactattaaatataaaaaatatggtaAACGAATATTAAggagtttttttttttttttttaaaggacactacaaatatatattaatttttaaaaaaccaAATgacaaatatacaaatatacaaATGTACAAGTACACAAATAcataaaaacataatatataaataagagaAAGTTATATTAATTCCCATATAATCCTAATTAATTTTGATGTTACACATTAGGAAgaaatatgatgaaaaaaaaaaaattacattttaGAAAACCACCATGGATGAGCACAAAGTTCATGTAAATTTAAATTCTTCCTTCGTTCCGATTGGAGTAatttctataaaaataaaaaaaataaattaacatatatataaagcatatgtatatatatatatatatatatatatatatatgtttgtatcatattatatgtatccaCAATATTCACATTAATTGTACATGTTCATATTACCTGAATTATTTTCTTGAGCTCATATGGCCAAGTTCTTGTTAATTCAAATACATCAACATCCATGTCACATTCAGAAAATATTAAGAAGTCTATATCTTGTTCGATATCTGAACATTTCCACAAATAATCATTATTCCATATCCAAATAAATAAGACACCTAACATAAATTTATCAGCACTTATTACATCAAAATAGAAAGGTGTTCTTTCATCCAAATCTGTTATAGGTGTTAACTGTTCTAAAGGTTCACATATTTTCattctaatatattttctagaTAATTCCCAACATTCTGGAGGCATAGATCTGATTTTCCCAATGGTAGGTACACATgattcaaataaatataatccaTTCATATCCTTTAAATGTCTTAAATTACTAGTGTATATTGGTGTACTTTTGGCTAGATCACATAATCTTATTTCAAAATTGTatgatattaaaatattttgtggACTAATATCAAGATGAGATAAACCTGCATCATGTAATTTTCTTAAAGCATTTAAACATTcaaaaagaattttttttcttttcatataattatgtaatgcaaaaatatttttttttttttgttttgttaaatatttataaatatcttcTCCAAATAATTCAGATATAATGACAATATAACCATTCATATTACATTTTAATCTAGCACTTAAAATATCAttaaaaacatttatatcatGAAACATACAATCAGGTGTGTTATTTTCAATAtcatattcctttttttcaggttcatataatattttatataatttaggAGTTATTCCTGgataatattcatttaagAATGCTAATGTAGTAGCTTCCATAACATAATTTTCTCCACATAATACATATTCTCCATTATATGCATTCATTAATTCAAATTGTTttaaccatatatatataggtattTTCTTAATAAATAATCCTACTTTATCAGAACCATCTCCTTCTTTAGAAGATACATATGTTTTAAACATTTCTTGAACTCTaccattttctttattataaccATGTGTAGGTATAGATGTTAATTTCCAATCAGAATATTTGACtccattaatataataattatctgCATTTTCTAACATTTTACATAAAGATTTTTTACCTAAATtccaattatatatatatttagaattTAATtcgtttatataattttcttcgTCACTTATGatatcaaaataattattgtCAGAACTATTGTCATTAACTATTTCTAATCTATCTGTATTTAAACAATTTATAAAACGATTTAAATTATCCTTAATTTCAATTTTAGTTAAGgccctttttattttattagaaCGTGGCCTATATTTATTCCATTTTTCTTTCACATTAATTTTAGGAAGTATATGTTTTTCATTCTTATCAACATCTTCATAATCATTCTCCAAAACAATATCGAagttctttattttattaataaccTGTTTAAACACATtccaattaaatatattactaaCATTATCAAATTCGGCTAAGCATCGATTGTATCtttgaataataaataattctgATACGTTTTTTATTCCACCCCTATGAAATAtctaaaagataaaaatatatatatatatacatatatacatatatatatatatatatatatatatatatatatatatacttattatatagttacatgtttatattttcacaTAGAGTCACATAATAATCATacatatagtatatataatattttcctaTTATTCAACTTAccgataaaaatatatatagagttCCCAAAACAAGccatgtaaaatataaaatatgaactATACAATTTCCATATTTACTCATGCCCTTTTTTTTACAACTATAATCACTaagatattttttcttcttactttttatatttacaaaattaaTCTTAAACCTTTCtccaaataaaatataacttTTATTCATAAGAGTCAtacttaatatatttatttaaaaaaggagaaaagaataataataacacataaacaaacaaacaaacaaataaataaataaatatatatatatatataatgaagaaaaaaaaaaaatcttaaaaataagtaaatatattaacacaTCCTTAAACcttttaacatataataatatcctACATAAATTATTCCATTTTCAATATaagattattaaatatatttattaatgataataaatattaatggatattataattatacatatattataaatatatatatttatttatataaccaTTCAAATGTATGAAACACTCATGTTTTTATATCTCATACAAGACATTTGAACTTTTATAttaaacattaaaaaaaataataaaataaaaaattcatatattcattttgcttaaaaaaaaaaaaaaagaaaaaaaaaacatgtaaatgatataacaaataatatattcttatgtatatattaatttgttttgtatatatatatatatatatatatataatataacatcatatcatttttaatagagttatattataaatataatattattattaacatataaaaaatatagaaaaaacttaattttattattattatatttttatataaaaacaaatggtcaacttaaatattttataaattttttatttctgttcttatgcatatttttatacttatgattcttaaattatatatacataatatatatataataatatatatttatattaatatatatataagtagataacatataatatattataatatatattatttataacagACCTcttttatacaaaaaaataaaaataaataatataaaataaatttaaacatataataatagaatttatatatgttattacaaattattgttattatttttttttatttgtttttttttttaatttatatttaatgtagaaaataattatatatattacaaaaaaaaaaaaaaatgttagaatattataaaaaattataaagccccttttattataaaaaaaaaaaatatatataatatatatatataattatatatatattacatttttaatggttgtacatatataaataatatatatgtaaaataatgtaccgttataattattattattttatgatatcttatattaaaaaaaaaaaaaaaacaataatatattcttttcctatataatatatataaatatattatatatttatataaatattttttgttatatgttataaatataacgaattaaatatatatatatatatatatatatatatataattatatatattatatttttttctataaaatattataaatgtttaAACTTTTACAGATATTATAACATTCATTTTTACTCTTATTTAATGAGAATGTATTTATGGCTCAaaggtataatatattattatatattttttataatttttatataactttatagacattttatatattaatagaattatatataatatgaatacatacatacataaatatgtatatatatataatataaggaATATTCTAATTTtacattaatttataaaatgattattaaaaataatattatcataaaatttaattacatattatatatattataacaatattttaataaaaaaaaaaaaaaaaattatataagatatataaataatattaataacacATTCCATTATATATCTTGTAACTTATTTTTAGCATCTATATTCAAAGAATGTAATGTAagacaaaaaagaaaagttcttaattcttattaatatctttatatttaaaacataaatataaataagatatatatataataaataattatattaatgtaaatatttttgaatataatCTTGAGATTTCAAAGagtttaattattattacttccTAAAAGAATAAAGTTTCAAACCATAAGGTTctctatatttatttaaatgttttttttctttttttttataatatttctaattCTTTTACACCTTTTATaggatttattaatatttttgggGAAAgtaatacataataataataagatatgaatatttattttattttttttttattttattttttcttaaatatgAATAGTCTATTTTAACGTGCTCTATTATCTATTaaacaaaagaaatataattttataataagtataaatgtattaaaaaaaaaaaaaaaaagggaaaatgAGATTACATATTTGTGTATCTAATAAAAAtcatacattttataatttttaatatatatattaattaataatagtgtagttttttaaaatatatcacaGAAggttatcatataaatataaagatgtACTATGCTTTTATCATGAAAAAAgagttataaaaaatatcttaTTCTTAATTggtcatatttttttattataatttttatattaatataatccTATATACTTTATctgaattaatatttttattatattatatttaatcattttttttctcttaatatatattacattaatatttaatatatatatatatatatatatatatttatgtgcataaaaatattcatgtTCAAAATTAGAAggattttaaaataaaaaaataacagtTTGTTCTATTCATAGAACATATCtgaaaatatgtataaatatttatgacAGTAAATATTTACTATTctaaatgtttttatatttttagaatCAAAATGTgtattaataaaacataaaaaaaataacaacatatatatatatatatatacacatatttatttatttatgagaAACAAAATTGAAAAGAGGTAATGgatttaataaaacaaataaacatgtatacaataaaaatatatatatatatatatatatatatatatatatatgattatacaaagaaaaatatatttacaaattaatatacatttataaaaataattatatcaaACGATTGGTGTAACATAACAAGATATAAACCCTTTTTGTGATTTTAAAAAGGAATTTATCTCTTTAAAAAGTTATatcttcaatatatatatatatatatatatatatatatatatttatttatttattatagtaAGATTAAATCAGAATATTTTGTATAGGTCCTACGAATATTTgcatttcttttatattttttaagtttTGAACATAAATAATCTTTCCagtatttcattttttcaaaCCTATACTGCTTCcaaattttttgtatttcattgattttaaaaacaaaatctTTTTTATCCATTTCACATGTTCTATTAATTAGAGAATAAAAATTACAATAAATAGTCCCTTCCAATTCTAGATAATCTTTTGTTTGATAGAATGAAATtttaatcatatatttttgtttaacaTTTACtggtatattatttatagatGAATACCATTCACAATAGATATTAAAATCTTCTTgcataattaaatatttttttctttcgaatgtatttataaaattaaatatatagagcATATCTTTATCACATAAAACATCATCTAGAGAATCaatcattttaaaaaattcttcTTCTGATAAAGTTTTATGAAATTCATATTGTTTGAAATTCATTAAATTATCTTCAAGTATCTCTTCTTTAAATTCGTCAAATACTATTTCTTTATGATTTACTTCCTCAACTTTTATGTTTGTATTCATTTTGTTCgatgaaatattattcttatttttgttttttttgggTGTCTCTTCACACATCGTTTCATATtgattatcatcatcaccACCTAAACATTGTGTATCATATGAactatttaaatttttctttttattattaatatatttattcattttaggTTGTTCTACAGAATATGATTCATTctcatttatatctttaatgTTCCTACtgctataattatataattcattgaTACTACCATTAGTACTATCATTGCTGTCACTGCTTGTGATACTACTATTGCTACTTTCTTTATAAGTTTTAGTATCAgtgttttttattatttttgttatttttgttatttttgttccctcatcattttttcttatatgatttttttcattcttaCTACGGTAGTCATTTTGTGAATTTTCATTAAAAGGatgttcatttttatttttaaagagatcattatttttatatacaatatgatctttagaaaaattattttttttttgtgcatTATTTATTCGATGTTCTTCCTTTTCTCTATCTTCATTATTCATTTCACTCTTAATATTACTTCTATTCTTCCTTttacttatattattactattcaATGTATTCTCATTAGTCCTTTTACGTTCACTATTTCTTTTATActtattatacattttatatttttccatttttttgtaCCCTTCACAGTTTTCATCACTAGACTCATCTTCCAATTCATCAGTACTATAACAACTGTAATCTGATGTATTACAAGTATGCCTTAGTAAATCATCTATACCTTCAGTAGAACCACATGTCATTTCATTTTCACCTATATTTTGATGTTCTACAAAATGATCATTTCTCTTACAATTTACATGATTACATTTATCTTGATTGGAACATGTGcaaattttattatcatcaccataatcataattaattatatgacTTCCAAATATTTTATCGTCCTTTAAAGTAAATGACTCCAACTTTCTAGTTATTGTATCCAAATCCGAGTTCAAATTCATCTTATTAatatccatatttttatcccatatataatcattaaaAGATTGATAATTATTTCCTTTGTTAATtccattattatcatttgtattattatgaaaggaataaaatatattgttatgtatatcattttcattattatttaaggaataaaatatattgttatgtatatcattcttattattatgaaaggaataaaatatattattatgaatatcatttttattattattttctatttcgTTATATTTTAGTAAATCATtaaacattatattattactattgcTATCATTTGTA from Plasmodium sp. gorilla clade G2 genome assembly, chromosome: 10 includes the following:
- a CDS encoding serine/threonine protein kinase, FIKK family, translated to MTLMNKSYILFGERFKINFVNIKSKKKKYLSDYSCKKKGMSKYGNCIVHILYFTWLVLGTLYIFLSIFHRGGIKNVSELFIIQRYNRCLAEFDNVSNIFNWNVFKQVINKIKNFDIVLENDYEDVDKNEKHILPKINVKEKWNKYRPRSNKIKRALTKIEIKDNLNRFINCLNTDRLEIVNDNSSDNNYFDIISDEENYINELNSKYIYNWNLGKKSLCKMLENADNYYINGVKYSDWKLTSIPTHGYNKENGRVQEMFKTYVSSKEGDGSDKVGLFIKKIPIYIWLKQFELMNAYNGEYVLCGENYVMEATTLAFLNEYYPGITPKLYKILYEPEKKEYDIENNTPDCMFHDINVFNDILSARLKCNMNGYIVIISELFGEDIYKYLTKQKKKNIFALHNYMKRKKILFECLNALRKLHDAGLSHLDISPQNILISYNFEIRLCDLAKSTPIYTSNLRHLKDMNGLYLFESCVPTIGKIRSMPPECWELSRKYIRMKICEPLEQLTPITDLDERTPFYFDVISADKFMLGVLFIWIWNNDYLWKCSDIEQDIDFLIFSECDMDVDVFELTRTWPYELKKIIQKLLQSERRKNLNLHELCAHPWWFSKM